The Equus przewalskii isolate Varuska chromosome 4, EquPr2, whole genome shotgun sequence region GGCATCTCTTTTTCTAAAGAACACTAAGAACAAGCCAAAGATGTGGAGTGGAATATATTCTTCAGAAAGATAGGACCTTGGAGGTCATTTAATGCAGAATCTCCTCTCAGCATTTCATAAACATGTATACACCCTCAGATACATGGGCATGCATGTgcccagaaacacacacacatgcacacacacacatgcacacacacacactcttatgCCTCGTTCCCCACAAATGGCCATCCATCCTCCACTTGAATATGCTCAGCCATGGAGCCTCAGCTGACAGCTCCTTCTGTTGCTGACGTCAGTCCTGCTGCTGAAGTGAACGGCTTATTCTCACACTGTGCTGTGCAGATTGTCACCCCACAAACCTCACCCGTTTCTCTGGGCAGTGTGTCCAGCGTGGCCTCCAGCTTGAGGgtagagaaggcagagaagtggTAGAGTGTGCTCTGTTACCCTTGGAATTTCattctagagctgtgctgtcccaTAGAACTTTTTGTGCTAATGTTTaatgtccaatacagtagccgtAGGCCACAAGGAACTGTTGGGCATTTGATATGTGGCTtaattgttcattttaatttcagtaaagagcttaattattcattttaattacatttaaataaccAAATGTGGTTGGTGGCCACTTATTGAACAGCACAGCTGTGGAGTATTTGATGATAAAGAGACCTCTTGAAGGACAACTTCTGGACCAGTGCCTGTCCCAGATGGGAGTAAACAAACATGGCCCCACTCCCCCCTACCCTGCTCTGTTTCACCATCATCATTCCATCCTCTGCCATTCAAAAGGGGAAGAATTTGAGCCAGCACTGGTGGGCTAggggttaaagtttggcatgctctgctttggcaacccgaGTTTGGtttctgggcacagaaccacaccactggtctatcagtagccttgctgtggtggcagctcacagagaagaaccagaagaacttacgattatacacaactatgtactgggactttggggaggaaaaaaaggaggaagcttggcaacagatgttaacttagggtgaatctttccctgcaaaaaaacaaaaaaaaaaaaaaaaggaaaaaggaaaacaagacccCTCAGTgaagggagaaaacatttttcaaaaaaaaaaaaagagaatttggagGGAGAAGCCCACCCTCCATCCCAAATATCCCCTTCTCCACCCCTTTTCCCCATGTTCCTCTCTTTCCCTACATCCCAAGGCTTCCCAGGAGGAGCCTAGAGATTTCTCTGCAGAGAGACAACATTGAGAGGGTTTGGAACTTAATGCCAAGGAGCAGCAAGCAGACATGCCCAGGAGCATGTATAAAGGGACAAGCAGAATGTGAAAGATGGCATTTCCACTCTGTTTGCTGCTATGCAAAAAGTACATATGCAATTAAGGAACTAAAGTCTGTTTTCTTACATGAAAGAATTATTGTAAATTTTCTCAGATGTGATAATGGTCTTGTCATTATGTAAGAAAAGATCCTTATTTTTTGGAGATCCATGCTGGAAGACTTAGGGGTGACATGCCATGACATACTGTcagtgtgagtgtatgtgtgcacCTGTGTGGGGATATGAGCAGCCAAATACCAagatagatacataaatacatacattcatatgtagaaacatacatacatagatgcATAAATTAGATAGATGGGATACTTACATATATAGTTACAGACACATAAATAGATACATTAAATAGATAAATGATGGATATATACATGCATAGTTCCATAGATAAATAGACTAAATAGGGCAAATTGTATATAATTACTAAATGTAGAGATGGGAGTATGAGTGCTCATGGGAAAAACATGATGTACAACAGGAACTACTGctagttaaaaaaatgtttttattactgaCAAGTGGAGGCCTTTTAAGAAAAGTGTAAGAAGGTGGGCATGGCTTCTCCAGTGCCTCCTGTCAGGAGGCTTAGGAGGGGCAACAGGGCAGGGCCAAGCAAGGTCCACAGATGAGGAAGAGatgcaggaaagaggaggagcaATGATCTGCTCAAGCAGGACGGTATCAGATCCTTCCTGCCCCATCTCCTTTCCACTCTGGGCCTCCTCCCTCATTCCAGGCCTTGCAGTTGTGGGGAGCCAGGCCAGAGCAAGGCCTGAGGGGCACCAAGACCGGCGACGAGGGCAGTGGCAGGAGGGGCAAGGATGGCAAGGTAGTGCTGAATCCAGGCAGCTCGGCTGTAGGGGGCAGGTAGCCTGCAGGGACGAAGAGAAGGTGAGCTTGTTGCTGCAACGCCACCCCTCAAAGTCACTGATGGAGAGAGGGGCAGACTTCAGTCCTCTACCATAGATATATATACTCAAATTCCAATCGCACCCCCTTTTCCTGCTACACTATCAGTGGTACTATAGACTCAGGGGGTACTAGTCTCCCCAACTTTGTGGGAATGAGGAAAGCTATATCAAGTTTCTTTGGATGACCCTGGCCAGAGATCCATGCCCTGCTGTGGGTCAAGGAATCAGTtagccctccccacaccctgcagGAATGAGGCCTGGCCTGGATTCTTACCCCAGCAGGGCTTGAGACAGGCTTGGGGTGGGGTGTCACTCAGATGCCTCTCTGATGCTGTCCCCCAGCACAGCTGACAGCAGGAGGGACCCAAGGATtccagggcaggcagggctgctgtgggcaTACTGCCAGGGGACTGCTAGAAAAAGCAAGAAGAGACCCCCCCAGCTGCCAGTGATACTTCCTGTTTAGCAGGACTGGGACCCCAGGGCTGCCCGCCCGCCAGGCTGTATCCTATACAACTCCAGAGGGCACCATTTACATGGTAGACTATGAGGATGGCACTTTCTGGAAGTGTGCACTATGGGGGCCCAGGGGAGTCGTGAACTCCAGCTGAGCCTTCACTGCAAATGGGAGAAGCAGTGAGCCCTTCAGTCCTCCCAGTTCAcagacttttctctcttcctggataCCTGTGCAGAGACGATCCCTGGGGAAGCACTTGCTAACGTCAGACCCTGGGAAGCACCTACAAGGGGAGGGTGGATCCACTCAAAGGGAAGAACAGGGGTCCAGGGAGCGGGAAGTGGCAGTGAAAGGCAAGGGGGTTCTAGGAAAGGCAGCAACTTCGGGGGGTGGGAGTGAGAGAAGATGGATGCTACAACCTTAAACTGCCCTCCTCCCCAAGGTAGGACCTTGGGAGCCTGGGAAAGAAGGATTAAATCCCAGGGAGGGTAAATCTGGGACAGTGCAGCCCTTAAGAGTAGGGACTGTGTGTGCCCAGCATCTaatacagggcctggcacacgggAGGTGCCAAGCAATTGTTTGGGGATGGatggggtggatggatggatgggtggatggataggtgggtgggtgACTGGGAAGGTAGATGAGTGGCTGGATGGATGTGCAGAGAAATCACCTGAGAGTTGCATTTCCCACTTGAGCTTCTGTTGTCGGCGCCATTTGGCTCTTCGGTTGGAAAACCAGACCTGAGGGAGGGCAGAAAGACCTGGCTGTGCTCTCTGTTGCGTGGCACCTGCTACTCTCACCATGAGTTCCTGGCCTGGACTCAGAGCACAGACCCTTCCTGACACCTGACGTTCTCCCTCCATAGTCTGGCCTCTGCTGTCTTCCTCAACTCAAAGGCttggagtgaggaggagagaagagctaTCAGCAAGGGGAACAAGGAGGGTCTTGTCTCTGATTTCTGCTCCAAACAAATCTCTTTCTACCTCTTGCCCCCTTCTCTACCTCACTGGAACCCAAAGCCCTAGAAGCAGACTCTTTCTCCTTGTAGTTTGTACATACCATGTGGCAGGGCTCACTCaccctcactgtgtcctcaggcAGAGAGGTGGCAGCAGCCAGCTTTCCACGGGCCACTGAATCAGGATACTGCCCACGCTGGAACTCTGCAGAGATCAAGGTTCACATGGCAAGGGcgtggggagaggagcagggcaTGTCTCTTGCCTTCTGGCTCCACTCCCCACCTGCTACGACCCTAATCTACCCTCCTCCCCAAGGCAGGGCCACCCACAGCCTCCACCTCTCAGCCTTTGCCACCCGGCCTCAGGGTGCTGCCTCCATGTGTCACATTGAGCACCCTCTGACCCACTGTCCACTCTAGCCCTGGCACCTTTCTCCAGAGCCTCAGCTTGGCCTGGGGAGAAGATAGTCCGATTCCGGTGGCCAGTCCCTGGGTGGAGACCCCGGGGAGCCTCAGAGCCACCGTGGGGAGTACGAGGAACTGGAGCCAAAACAGCTGCAAAGGGGGACAAAGGCTTGTGAGAGGTTTGTGATGGTGATTCCTCTGGTCAGATGGGGTCTCTGAGTCCCTGGGGCTGTGGACTGGGGACAGCATGGGTGTAAGAGCAGAGCTGACCTGGTAGGGTATTCATAGTTCCTTGGAGGTCGCTACAGGGGCACTTGGTGGGAAGTGTGCTCAATACCATCTTGGGGGAAACAGCAGCAAGGCTAGTCCAAGTTTGCATGACCCCATAGAGCATGAAGGATGTCCTGCAAAGCTGTGTatgtggcagagggagggggtggaagacccagtcctgcctcttcctccacaGATCCTGTGAACCTAGGGGCTAGGGGACCTGGGTTCTGTTCCAGGACCTGCCAACAACTAGCTGGTATAAGTCACTTCCCTTGACTGAGTCTCAATTTTCTTCCTCCAGGAGAGGGAAGACTCCCTGACAGGCCCTCCTTATTGTCTTGTTGTGAGAGTGATCCAAGAAAGAACAAGAATGGGCTTTGAGAACTGTAAAATGCTTTGGTTTGGCTCTGATTATCCCTGAGGGCAGCTCCAAGACCTACCTGGCAACCTGAGCTGTGCCCAAGGCAGTCTCTGGTCCTCCTGTAGTGCCCGCAGGACCCGATTGATGGAGGAGACCTGGGGGTGTCGGGATGTTGAATGGGGAGATGGTGCACAGACCCAGGGATGCATCCTGAGGATATTTCCCCAatatcctttctctccttccgtCCCCGCCGGCACACATTCCCAAGGGCAGCCTCTTCTGTGTCCCCATGCTTTCTTCTCCTGACCTGTCCCACCACCACCATTTCTCAGAAGAGAAACTTATGTGTCAGAAGAGAGTCCAGGAGCCCCGCCACCCAGCCTGGGATGTCCTCATTGCCAAGTAAGAAGGGATCTTCTCCCTAGACAGCCTGTTTGCCAGTCTcggtgcagggaggggagggcacttACACTAGGAGTCTTGTCCTGGGTACAAAGCCCCTCAGCACAGAGCTGGCGTTGGATCTCCCAGGCAAAGAGGGCCGGGCACTCACCCTTCAGCTGGGCAATTCGAGCCACCACAGCGGGTGTGGCCAGACGTGGCTTGCTTCCCCCAATCCCCTTGGGCTCCAAGATACCTGTGCGGTAGTAACGCCCTAGGATCTTGCTCACACAGCCATTGGATACCTGGGTCAAGTGAGAAGCAGGGACAGGTAAGGCATGATGGGCAGAGGGTTAGTGTCCCTGGGACAGAAGGAGGCTACAAGGCAAAGTGAGACTTACTGGACCAGGCTACAGAGTCGAGGGTCCAGCCTTACCTTTAGGTGCCTGAAgctccccatcccagcccccaAGAGGATCTTCTAGGGAGTAGCTCAAGTCCAAAGGCCCTCCAAGTCTGCACCAGTC contains the following coding sequences:
- the PAX4 gene encoding LOW QUALITY PROTEIN: paired box protein Pax-4 (The sequence of the model RefSeq protein was modified relative to this genomic sequence to represent the inferred CDS: deleted 1 base in 1 codon) translates to MGAPGGGASLALRPGPAHRAPPCGPRECPRGPQFQEGLPRLGTHSQRGQDPERSQYWLHTDFRHFTSYRSVWRTWKSLNVVKPPTDLSLDPERRRAPSLPICVASVYRLEGARLMFIGGRNKSVVRGDVQDKERMTLFFELFPAAPGRAPTTSSAVGLHGPQHDSQYQLSELRSQSNQEEAKQEVRIWVNGNSGEYRGKVKSGELSPRRWDQRQGISSVNQLGGLFVNGRPLPLDTRQQIVRLAVGGMRPCDISRSLKVSNGCVSKILGRYYRTGILEPKGIGGSKPRLATPAVVARIAQLKGECPALFAWEIQRQLCAEGLCTQDKTPSVSSINRVLRALQEDQRLPWAQLRLPAVLAPVPRTPHGGSEAPRGLHPGTGHRNRTIFSPGQAEALEKEFQRGQYPDSVARGKLAAATSLPEDTVRVWFSNRRAKWRRQQKLKWEMQLSGASQGLTLASASPGIVSAQQSPGSMPTAALPALESLGPSCCQLCWGTASERHLSDTPPQACLKPCWGKNPGQPSCLDSALPCHPCPSCHCPVAGLGAPQALLWPGSPQLQGLE